In a single window of the Bactrocera dorsalis isolate Fly_Bdor chromosome 2, ASM2337382v1, whole genome shotgun sequence genome:
- the LOC105231040 gene encoding general odorant-binding protein 99a — MKFFIVILAHVALAYAEDEWMPKNMAELNVIRQECLKDFPLNDEYIEKMKNFEYPDEEPVRKYLLCTVKRFGIFREGEGYNIDRVAKQFKMDLDEAEALAIVEGCVDKNTEGSSDDVWVYRCRKCVMASKIGDRVKAKSRE, encoded by the exons ATGAAATTCTTCATTGTGATCCTTGCACACGTTGCACTG GCATACGCTGAAGATGAATGGATGCCGAAAAATATGGCAGAGCTTAATGTTATCCGCCAGGAATGCCTTAAGGATTTCCCACTCAACGATGAATACATcgaaaaaatgaagaatttCGAATATCCCGATGAAGAGCCCGTACGTAAGTACTTGCTTTGTACCGTAAAGAGATTTGGTATCTTTCGCGAGGGTGAGGGCTATAATATTGACCGTGTTGCCAAGCAATTTAAAATGGATTTGGATGAGGCTGAGGCCCTTGCCATTGTTGAGGGTTGCGTGGATAAAAACACAGAAGGTAGCAGCGATGATGTGTGGGTCTATCGTTGTCGCAAGTGTGTGATGGCAAGCAAGATCGGTGATCGGGTGAAGGCTAAAAGCAGGGAGTAG
- the LOC105231042 gene encoding general odorant-binding protein 99a, with protein MKYFMFIVILAVVALVQADDWSPKTVDDIKKIREECMKQVPSSDEEFQKRKENDYPDVESVRKYALCNSKGWGLYKEGKGFYPDRVAEQFKDDMPEDEIKAIVNDCDEKTKEETDDERCYHLLKCVMSTKLGDHIKDLVKRLE; from the exons ATGAAATACTTTATGTTTATTGTGATCCTTGCAGTGGTTGCTCTG GTACAAGCCGATGACTGGAGTCCAAAGACCGTtgatgatattaaaaaaattcgcgAGGAATGTATGAAACAAGTGCCATCTAGCGATGAAGAGTTCCAAAAGAGGAAAGAAAATGACTATCCCGACGTAGAGTCCGTACGGAAATATGCGCTTTGCAATAGCAAAGGATGGGGCCTGTACAAAGAGGGTAAAGGTTTTTATCCCGACCGTGTTGCCGAGCAATTCAAAGACGATATGCCGGAAGACGAGATCAAAGCCATTGTTAATGATTGTGATGAAAAGACCAAAGAGGAGACCGATGATGAAAGATGCTACCATTTATTGAAATGTgttatgtcaaccaaactcggTGATCATATTAAAGATCTCGTAAAGCGATTAGAGTAA
- the LOC105231044 gene encoding uncharacterized protein LOC105231044: MNALLFFCLSDIFLNLPNTALALHMSSENSNSAGLSKIQADYVNASLATEAENEVFSGAEEPSSFLGLMPEVVRYAKYRCSYDLPRANVNWGVQIFSNEAEAHDTHCYVKCFLRRVGLILLDTLGWDSNRLLAMFSNLRGHQNLPTNCLDALHKTGKMNGKCEPYYKMWMKIRRDCLLGFNAFFYYDVRLEELPFEKPLPLYREPGVEPYRFCSAVLQEDSADMKSPAFTLCIYLQLHYIDSYGRIDVSEIIHSFAGSDRLTARNERIIKNCAHLANAHYILGENSEEMAQQMTTCLTKNIPDDYSFVLQYWNQVMSDY, translated from the exons ATGAACGCGTTACTTTTCTTTTGCCTTtcggatatttttttaaacctaCCCAATACCGCTTTGGCGCTCCACATGAGCAGTGAGAACTCCAATAGCGCAGGTCTGAGCAAAATACAAGCGGATTATGTGAATGCTAGTCTAGCGACGGAAGCAGAAAATGAAGTTTTCAGTGGCGCTGAGGAGCCGAGTTCCTTTCTGGGTCTAATGCCAGAGGTTGTACGTTATGCAAAGTATCGATGCAGCTATGATCTGCCAAGAGCGAATGTCAATTGGGGAGTGCAAATTTTCAGTAACGAAGCGGAGGCACACGACACACATTGCTATGTAAAATGTTTTCTGCGTCGCGTGGGACTCATCCTCCTGGACACGTTGGGTTGggat TCTAACCGATTGCTTGCGATGTTTTCGAATTTACGTGGACATCAAAACCTGCCAACGAATTGCTTAGATGCCTTACACAAGACAGGCAAAATGAATGGGAAATGTGAACCATATTACAAAATGTGGATGAAGATCCGTCGAGATTGTCTATTAGGTTTCAATGCCTTCTTTTACTATGACGTGCGATTAGAGGAGTTGCCATTTGAAAAA CCCTTACCTCTATATCGGGAACCTGGTGTTGAACCATATCGATTTTGTTCCGCTGTGTTACAGGAAGATTCTGCGGACATGAAATCACCAGCGTTTacgctttgtatatatttacagttaCACTATATTGACAGTTATGGACGAATTGAT GTGTCGGAAATTATACACAGCTTTGCAGGATCGGACCGTTTAACGGCACGCAACGAGCGGATTATAAAGAACTGCGCACATCTTGCTAACGCACATTACATCCTGGGTGAAAATAGCGAGGAGATGGCACAACAAATGACGACATGTCTGACGAAGAATATACCTGACGATTACTCATTTGTGCTCCAATATTGGAATCAAGTAATGAgtgattattaa
- the LOC105231043 gene encoding head-specific guanylate cyclase (The RefSeq protein has 5 substitutions compared to this genomic sequence), with translation MACPFFRRSDSLARQPSVCAETSNNTWQLEDEEQPGDALTLTHLQMAIQLLTAPSNSDLNTAVTSLIAKYSQSWPKISKLRIDLDTLKSVPNYDYLADIQDILLEMDESSASEILVLLGEELITSCCTGIIERAFRCLGTDLQEFLGSLDGVYDVLKLQEEDVTDTGFVCAGDGELIFASERPVIAWLLLGSLKALTRMLYNVQVNIKIEPVEGDSRRYRYLFSLVKEYTGSTVPLQRSSVEMVKPTVLPAQRNNSSKAADLAMNSHTFCKAFPWHFIMNEKLELLQMGRGFSKLYKPHIAEHGCQATTYFDFKRPKGLTMKFRDIARRTYTPFLIALKSPPNISEFPAKGLEIKGQMVHCPESNSLLFMGSPFLDGLDGLTCNGLFISDIPLHDATREVILVGEQARAQDGLRRRMDKLKSSIEEANAAVAKERKKNVSLLHLIFPAEIAERLWLGASIDAKTYPDVTILFSDIVGFTSICSRATPFMVISMLESLYKDFDEFCDLFDVYKVETIGDAYCVASGLHRASIYDAHKVAWMALKMIVACAKHITHDDQEIQMRIGLHTGTVLAGVVGRKMPRYCLFGHNVTIANKFESGSEACKINVSPTTKDWLVKYPGFEFDLKARDPSCLPKEFPDTSGDKTCYFLEGYRHPTLSAHSPLVEHISEALKSISEQ, from the exons ATGGCTTGCCCCTTTTTTCGTCGCAGCGACTCGTTGGCGCGTCAGCCATCGGTTTGTGCGGAAACGAGCAACAACACTTGGCAATTGGAGGATGAAGAGCAGCCGGGCGATGCGTTGACACTGACACATTTGCAAATGGCCATACAGCTGCTCACAGCGCCATCG AATTCCGACCTGAATACCGCTGTTACGTCGCTTATTGCCAAGTACAGTCAAAGTTGGCCGAAGATTTCCAAATT ACGCATTGATTTGGACACACTGAAAAGTGTACCCAACTATGATTACTTGGCCGATATACAGGATATACTGCTGGAGATGGACGAATCGAGTGCTAGCGAAATTCTGGTGTTGCTCGGCGAGGAATTGATCACTTCATGCTGCACTGGCATTATCGAGCGCGCCTTTCGTTGCCTCGGCACTGATCTGCAAGAGTTCCTTGGCTCACTAGATGGCGTTTATGATGTGCTAAAGTTGCAGGAG GAAGACGTCACCGACACCGGTTTCGTGTGCGCAGGCGATGGTGAGCTAATATTCACCTCTGAACGTCCTGTAATCGCTTGGCTGCTACTCGGCTCATTGAAGGCTCTTACCCGAATGCTATACAATGTGCAGGTCAATATTAAAATAGAACCGGTCGAAGGTGATTCGCGTCGCTATCgttatttattttcgttggtTAAGGAGTACACTGGTTCAGCGGTATCGTTGCAGCGCAGTAGCGTCGAGATGGTTAAACCAACCGTTTTGCCAGCGCAGCGGAATAACTCGAGCAAAGCTGCCGATTTGGCGATGAATTCGCACACCTTTTGCAAGGCATTCCCCTGGCATTTCATTATGAATGAGAAACTGGAATTGCTGCAAATGG GTCGCGGTTTCAGCAAACTGTACAAGCCACATATAGCCGAACACGGTTGTCAGGCGACCACTTACTTTGATTTTAAACGACCCAAAGGTTTGACCTTGAAATTCCGCGATATCGCTCGTCGTACATATACACCATTTTTGATTGCTTTAAAGAGTCCACCAAACATCAGTGAGTTTCCGGCGAAG GGTTTGGAAATCAAAGGACAAATGGTACATTGCCCTGAATCCAATTCGTTACTCTTCATGGGCTCACCATTTCTCGATGGTTTGGATGGTCTCACTTGTAATGGACTCTTCATATCGGATATTCCACTACACGATGCTACACGCGAAGTTATTTTGGTCGGCGAACAAGCACGTGCTCAGGATGGTTTGCGTCGTCGCATGGACAAATTGAAAAGCTCAATCGAAGAGGCCAATGCCGCCGTGGCTAAAGAGCGTAAAAAGAATGTCAGTTTATTGCATCTAATATTTCCAGCTGAGATAGCAGAACGCTTATGGTTGGGTGCCAGTATCGATGCCAAAACCTATCCGGATGTAACAATACTGTTCAGTGACATTGTTGGTTTTACCAGTATTTGTTCGCGTGCTACACCCTTCATGGTCATCAGTATGCTCGAGAGCTTGTATAAAGATTTCGATGAGTTCTGTGATCTCTTCGACGTGTACAAAGTGGAGACAATTGGCGATGCTTATTGCGTGGCTAGTGGTTTGCACCGTGCTTCGATCTATGATGCTCACAAGGTAGCATGGATGGCATTGAAGATGATTGTAGCTTGTGGCAAGCACATAACCCATGATG ATCAAGAAATTCAGATGCGCATTGGTCTGCACACCGGCACCGTATTGGCTGGAGTCGTTGGTCGAAAAATGCCGCGTTATTGCCTCTTCGGGCATAATGTCACCATAGCCAATAAGTTTGAGTCCGGCAGCGAGGCTTGCAAAATAAACGTCAGTCCAACAACGAAGGA CTGGCTAGTCAAATATCCTGGTTTCGAGTTTGACTTGAAGGCACGAGATCCTTCCTGCTTGCCCAAAGAGTTTCCGGATACAAGCGGTGACAAGACATGCTACTTCCTTGAAGGCTATCGTCATCCAACACTAAGCGCGCATTCGCCCCTAGTGGAGCACATCAGCGAGGCGCTGAAGTCCATTTCGGAgcaataa
- the LOC105231043 gene encoding head-specific guanylate cyclase isoform X1 has translation MACPFFRRSDSLARQPSVCAETSNNTWQLEDEEQPGDALTLTHLQMAIQLLTAPSNSDLNTAVTSLIAKYSQSWPKISKLRIDLDTLKSVPNYDYLADIQDILLEMDESSASEILVLLGEELITSCCTGIIERAFRCLGTDLQEFLGSLDGVYDVLKLQEEDVTDTGFVCAGDGELIFTSERPVIAWLLLGSLKALTRMLYNVQVNIKIEPVEGDSRRYRYLFSLVKEYTGSAVSLQRSSVEMVKPTVLPAQRNNSSKAADLAMNSHTFCKAFPWHFIMNEKLELLQMGRGFSKLYKPHIAEHGCQATTYFDFKRPKGLTLKFRDIARRTYTPFLIALKSPPNISEFPAKGLEIKGQMVHCPESNSLLFMGSPFLDGLDGLTCNGLFISDIPLHDATREVILVGEQARAQDGLRRRMDKLKSSIEEANAAVAKERKKNVSLLHLIFPAEIAERLWLGASIDAKTYPDVTILFSDIVGFTSICSRATPFMVISMLESLYKDFDEFCDLFDVYKVETIGDAYCVASGLHRASIYDAHKVAWMALKMIVACGKHITHDDQEIQMRIGLHTGTVLAGVVGRKMPRYCLFGHNVTIANKFESGSEACKINVSPTTKDWLVKYPGFEFDLKARDPSCLPKEFPDTSGDKTCYFLEGYRHPTLSAHSPLVEHISEALKSISEQ, from the exons ATGGCTTGCCCCTTTTTTCGTCGCAGCGACTCGTTGGCGCGTCAGCCATCGGTTTGTGCGGAAACGAGCAACAACACTTGGCAATTGGAGGATGAAGAGCAGCCGGGCGATGCGTTGACACTGACACATTTGCAAATGGCCATACAGCTGCTCACAGCGCCATCG AATTCCGACCTGAATACCGCTGTTACGTCGCTTATTGCCAAGTACAGTCAAAGTTGGCCGAAGATTTCCAAATT ACGCATTGATTTGGACACACTGAAAAGTGTACCCAACTATGATTACTTGGCCGATATACAGGATATACTGCTGGAGATGGACGAATCGAGTGCTAGCGAAATTCTGGTGTTGCTCGGCGAGGAATTGATCACTTCATGCTGCACTGGCATTATCGAGCGCGCCTTTCGTTGCCTCGGCACTGATCTGCAAGAGTTCCTTGGCTCACTAGATGGCGTTTATGATGTGCTAAAGTTGCAGGAG GAAGACGTCACCGACACCGGTTTCGTGTGCGCAGGCGATGGTGAGCTAATATTCACCTCTGAACGTCCTGTAATCGCTTGGCTGCTACTCGGCTCATTGAAGGCTCTTACCCGAATGCTATACAATGTGCAGGTCAATATTAAAATAGAACCGGTCGAAGGTGATTCGCGTCGCTATCgttatttattttcgttggtTAAGGAGTACACTGGTTCAGCGGTATCGTTGCAGCGCAGTAGCGTCGAGATGGTTAAACCAACCGTTTTGCCAGCGCAGCGGAATAACTCGAGCAAAGCTGCCGATTTGGCGATGAATTCGCACACCTTTTGCAAGGCATTCCCCTGGCATTTCATTATGAATGAGAAACTGGAATTGCTGCAAATGG GTCGCGGTTTCAGCAAACTGTACAAGCCACATATAGCCGAACACGGTTGTCAGGCGACCACTTACTTTGATTTTAAACGACCCAAAGGTTTGACCTTGAAATTCCGCGATATCGCTCGTCGTACATATACACCATTTTTGATTGCTTTAAAGAGTCCACCAAACATCAGTGAGTTTCCGGCGAAG GGTTTGGAAATCAAAGGACAAATGGTACATTGCCCTGAATCCAATTCGTTACTCTTCATGGGCTCACCATTTCTCGATGGTTTGGATGGTCTCACTTGTAATGGACTCTTCATATCGGATATTCCACTACACGATGCTACACGCGAAGTTATTTTGGTCGGCGAACAAGCACGTGCTCAGGATGGTTTGCGTCGTCGCATGGACAAATTGAAAAGCTCAATCGAAGAGGCCAATGCCGCCGTGGCTAAAGAGCGTAAAAAGAATGTCAGTTTATTGCATCTAATATTTCCAGCTGAGATAGCAGAACGCTTATGGTTGGGTGCCAGTATCGATGCCAAAACCTATCCGGATGTAACAATACTGTTCAGTGACATTGTTGGTTTTACCAGTATTTGTTCGCGTGCTACACCCTTCATGGTCATCAGTATGCTCGAGAGCTTGTATAAAGATTTCGATGAGTTCTGTGATCTCTTCGACGTGTACAAAGTGGAGACAATTGGCGATGCTTATTGCGTGGCTAGTGGTTTGCACCGTGCTTCGATCTATGATGCTCACAAGGTAGCATGGATGGCATTGAAGATGATTGTAGCTTGTGGCAAGCACATAACCCATGATG ATCAAGAAATTCAGATGCGCATTGGTCTGCACACCGGCACCGTATTGGCTGGAGTCGTTGGTCGAAAAATGCCGCGTTATTGCCTCTTCGGGCATAATGTCACCATAGCCAATAAGTTTGAGTCCGGCAGCGAGGCTTGCAAAATAAACGTCAGTCCAACAACGAAGGA CTGGCTAGTCAAATATCCTGGTTTCGAGTTTGACTTGAAGGCACGAGATCCTTCCTGCTTGCCCAAAGAGTTTCCGGATACAAGCGGTGACAAGACATGCTACTTCCTTGAAGGCTATCGTCATCCAACACTAAGCGCGCATTCGCCCCTAGTGGAGCACATCAGCGAGGCGCTGAAGTCCATTTCGGAgcaataa